In the Papio anubis isolate 15944 chromosome 3, Panubis1.0, whole genome shotgun sequence genome, AGAGATACCAACTAGACAATAGTCAGGTCCAGGGTTGTAATATGATTCCAAGTTAGTTATTTGCCAATTTCTTAAGGAGAAAGTCCTAAATAAGCACAGTTAACTACTTTGCAAAATAGTCTTCATAGCATATATATCCTGTTTAATTATAACAAAATCAATTAGGTCAAATGCAGAGGGCTAAGTATATtaaaattcataagaaaattccattttctataGTAAATATAATGACATAAAGTTATAGATTAGAGTAGTAGGAAGATAACCCTTTGAATACCTTAAAAGCATTTTGTCCTTTTCAGTAGATGAAACAGAAACTTGATTTCAGTATGACAAGGTAGAAAATAAGCAGAGTGCATCTACCTGATGCTTGTTATTCTCTCATTGACTAATCCAAACTCTCAAAAGCTCTTATGTCAACCATCTTCTTCCCTTTACAGTCCTCATTAGTACCAATGTAATTTActatttatgttttctgtttttaattttaaccataGCTGAAATGAAGTATTTGTGTCCACACATCTGACTGACGTAAATATGGTGAACctgatgattaaataaaatttcctacaaattaagaaaaacttaTCATTTGTGGAAAAGCAAAGGTGACACAGAAACATAATACAGAAAGTTTTaagcaatcataagcaaaaagaacaaagctggaggtatcacagtACCTTCAAATTATACTGTAAGGATatcataaccaaaacagcatggtactggtataaaaatacacacatagatcagtggaacagaatagagaacccagaaataaagccacatacctacaaccaactgatctttgacaaagttgaaaataatatatgctaGGGAAAGGCTGccctagtcaataaatggtgcaaGAAAAATTGTAGAACCATatagaagaacaaaactggaccTTATATCtgaccatatacaaaaatctactcaagatggattaaaaacttaaatgtaaaacctgaaactataaaagccctagaagaaaacctaggaaaaacttttctggacattggcctaggcaaagaatttgtgactaagtcctcaaaaggaaatgcaacaaaaacaaaaatagacaaatgtgacttaaagtaaaaagcttctacagagcaagaaaaataatcaacagGGTAAAAAGCctgcagaataggagaaaatacttgcaaactaagcatctgacaaaggtctaatacccagaatctacaaggaactcagtcaactcaacaagaaaaaaacaaactcataaaaaagtgggtaaaggatatgaacaaacgtTTTTCAAAAGACATGCAAGCAACcagcaaatatatgaaaaaatgttcagtgtcactaatcaccagagaaaggaaaattaaaacctaatgagataccatcttacaccagtcagaatggctattattaataagtcaaaaaacaacagatgttggcaagaatgcagagaaaagggaatgcttttactctgttggtggggatgtaaattagtacaaccactgtggaaaacaatatggcgatctctcagagaactaaaaatagaactgccctTCAATCCAGCAGTCCCGCTActtgaggaaaagaaatcattttatcaaaAGACACTTGCACTCGAATGTTTATCACACcgctattcacaacagcaaagtcatgaaatcaacctaagtgcccatcaacagaggACTGGTTTATTTATATGCagacaccatagaatactacttagCTGTTAGAGAAATGAAAccatatcttttgcagcaacatggacagaactggaggccattatcctaagtgcagtgactcagaaacagaaaatcaaaagctgcgtgttctcacttgtaagtgggagttaaaccGTGGGTACACATGCACATTTAAAGTGGAATAATGGACACTAGAGATTCCAAAAGGTGGGAGGGTAAAAGGGTAGAAGCAGGTGAGGGATGAAATACTACCTATTGGGTTCAATGTTCACTATTCAGGTAATAGATACACTAAAGGTCAGACTTTACAATAGATTGATGTAACACAACTACACTTGTACCCcgaatctcttttaaaaatcaggaaaaataaaacaaaaatgaactcctgattcataaaagaataaaatgggtgGCAAACAGAAAAATGCAGATTGAAATGACATACCATTTTAAGACTATCAAATTtgcaaagttttttaaaaaattgacataaCTTTTCTGGCaggcaatttctttaaaaaatgcatttcctCCTACTCAACAATtacacttctaggaatttatcctggAGAAATAATCATTCCAGTGTTACAAAGATGTATGTGTAAGGAGGTTCATGAGAGCATTATAAGAGAAACGTGGGAAAAAATCTAAATGCAATTAATCCATTAGGGGATTTGTTAAATCATTGTAAATTGAGGGGGGAAAAGCTTTAAAAGAGCTTTGGAAATGACCAAGTAAATAAGCCAAGAGACTTTAGTTTACTGACTTAACTTTTCTAACCATAATCCAGTACGCTCCTAGAAGTCAATTCTTCAAACCTTCCTCCAGTGTAGAAcccattttttgttaatttttattttttgtattttaggacaAGGTGGACATTCTTACCTGAAGGAATGGCTCTGGTGGGTAGGATTGCTGTCAAGTAAGTTTTTAATACTGAGAATACTGTTCATTTGTAAGACAGTAAATAGATTatatgaaatttttcaaaattggttAATCTTCCTGTCAAGAAGGGAACAAGGATGGAATTTAAGCCTAAAAATTTTTGTGTTGGTATAATATATTGTcctatatatactattatatatgaataaattaatttttactctTATTTCCCACCACCTGTGCCCTCAGTACTGTCTTGGAATGCAAGGGAAAACGTTGACCTTTCAAATATTGTATTTGAACCACAGACTTCTGCTATTTTCTTCACCATAACAATAGAGAAAAGtacttttctttcatgttttcccACCTCCTAATTTGAACCTGTGactatatatactacatattttcTCAAGAACGAGTACAGTTTCCTTGCCAGGACAACAACATGGATAAGTGAAAGGCTTCTGTGGCTGCTTGGTACTGAACAAATGGAGAAGAAATGAGGGGTGTCAGCACTCTCTTTCCTCCCAGacctgctgtgaggattaaacgaGACTTTGTAGGATCTGAAAGCACTTTCTAAATGCTAATGTGATATCCAAATAGAAGGCAGCGTTCATCTCCCTTAGCCACTTTTGCTGACTTCAGTCTCCCCACTAAGTGAAATTTCTTAAATCCCAAAACGGAAGCTCCCCTCAAAAAGGGCATCATAAATTCCCTCTGTAGCCAGGAGTCTTAAAGCTTCCCTGAATTTCCCCAAACCAAGCAACACATTTCAGTATTTGTAAGATCCTGTTATGGGAAGGAACTGGGTaccttttctttaataaatggtggagTCTAAAAGTgtgattaatgaaaataatttaaatatgtatagccCCTTTAGTGTTTGtttattatagttttttgttgttgttgttgttgttttgaggtggagtcttgctctgtggcccaggctggagtgcaatggcacgatcttggctcattgcagcctccacctcccaggttcaagcgattctcctgcctcagcctcccgagtacctaggattacaggtgcacatcaccacacccagctaatttttgtatttttagtagagacgaggtatcaccatgttagccaggctggtcttggaacttctgatctcaggacacccacctcggccttccaaagtgctgtgattacaggcatgagccaccgtgcccggccaccccCTTCAGTTTTTAGGGTGCTTTTACATCCACTTTATCTATTTGAATAAAAATTGACCAGGGCTGTCTGGGAAGATTCCAGATAGGTATTTGgatcattctctttttctcttttacttgcATCTCCCCACCCTCTACCCATActttataatgaaattataagGAGAATATTATGTGACTACATTTGCAATTTTGCTTTCACcatgtaaaaatgtttatgtCAGTATTGAAGAGAGAAAAGCACACCTTAGAGATTAAGTAAGTGACATACATACAGTACTTTAATCATGAAGTCAATGTTTTCCTGGAAAgctatttataaagataaaatataaataatataaaatatccaaGGAAACCTTAATATTCCAAGAAAACTGCcacggttctttttttttttttttttctttttatttgtttagttgttttattttttgagacagagtctcgctcttgttgtccaggctggagtgcagtggctcactgcaacctccacctcccagattcaagtgattctcctgcctcagcctctagagtagctgggattaaaggcgcttgccaccacagctggctaatttttgtatttttagtagagatggggttttaccatgttggccagcctgatttcgaactcctgacctcaagtgatctgctcccgtctagctcccaaagtgctaggattacaggtatgagtcactggcCTCGCCGTGGTTCCTTCGATGAGAGCAATGTCTTAATACTCTGTTCTGTAAGTTTAGATTTGTTTAATGATGTTTTCCTAATGGTGAGTACTCCTATAGATTTGGGGGGATGTAGCAGAGCAGccagacaaatggaaaaagaaaaaaattatgctagtgttcctttctctctctacAATAAGCATTTGCTTGGTGTAGTTGCCAGCATGAAATACTACATTCTGTGGGCAAGTTTCCAGCTGTGTTCTGTGAGAATAACTTGGCCCCAGTACAAGAGCCCAGCTCTTGAAGGGATTTCTCTCACTCTAGAAGTTATTTGTAGCACACTATATCATGCAAGTCTAGAGCTCCTCGGATAAGAAAAAGATTACATTCAGGAGCATATCATGACTTTAAAACAGCTCCCTGGATCTTGTTAAGCTACTGAGATACATTTACTTGCTTGTAGATCACTTACAATAGAGGCATATCTAACTTCATGGGACTGTGGCGGGTATTGCTGGCTATTCCCTACCTACACACCAGGTTTAACCATTCTAATTTTCCAAACTGGTTTTGGTGGTTGTGGGTAACCTACAAAACTGTAGGTATTCTTGAGCAAGTGAAAGAATTATCTGCTTACTACAAAGCTACCTCTACTAGAGTTGATCAGAGTCACCAAATGTGTCTTCAGTAGCTAAAAATTTCTATTGAAAGCCATTTAAAATGGGTACTCATCTGTCACCATTTTTTGCATCTTTTGAGTTTGTATCATCTGGTATTACAGTTTGTCTGCATCTCTTAATATTAATTATCTCCTACCCGCTATAAAACACGTTACATCATTATTTTTAGCTACATCTTCCCATGTCTTTGGGTTAAAAGTCCACTGCTTTGCATGACtcgtttgtttttctcttctgacaAGCAAGCCCATTTTTTATGTCAATATCTCTGCTTGCTTTCTAGTGGGAGCAGGAGAAGCTGCAAATTTTGCTGCTTATGCTTTTGCACCTGCCACCTTGGTCACCCCTCTGGGTGCTCTGAGTGTTCTTATAAGGTATGTGAGCAACAAGGAACTTGGCTTCTGTAGGTATTTTAAGACCAAGATAAACTTAAACCATAAGAAACATACGGCTATGGATATctaaaagcaaacacacaaatctAGACCAACCTGGGCTCTAAAAGTCTAGATGAACCCAAATTATTTCTGAGACTCCTGGGAAGCTTTGGACAAGTCActcagcctcagtttactcattcaTAAAGTGAGAATAATACTTTTTCTTGCCTGAAATCACAAAAATAACTTGAGAAGACAATAACCGTAGAAATAGGAAATAGACTgtcacattattattttaaaaacctaagacACAGTGAGTTTGATTTCCTACTAACATAAATGTGTTTTACATTTGTAACAATGCAATGAAGcatagaagattttttaaatctctcatcAGAACAAATTGCCAGAGTCCTGTCAATTCTTTTTCTCATCATAGTGGTTAATGACTGTAGTTATCAGAGGACTTTTAAAAGCATGGTGTTTTGGTTAAATTTTAACTCTCACTAAAATTCTTGCATTGTTTGCTGGATACTTCTGTTTGGAGACCCGGTATCTTTAGTACTGGAAACAGGAATAATTTTCCTATTTCATGGAATGTGGATCTAATTTTTCTGAGTTTATTATGATCCCAAATGAATGTGTTTAATaagcatatacatttttatctgttcttgtctttttcttttctattcattaTCAACCTCTAGTAGAAAACTTATGATTGAGCCTACTAAATTCTTTTTAGCTTCTTTatgggattgttgtgagaattaagtgagttaatacacATAAAGCACTTCGAACACTTGTCTATGCAATGAATAGCTAGTTGTAGTAGTAACAGTAGTCTTCACTAAGGCTGCAGTCCTACAAGTGGCCACATGAGGGCAACTTTAGGAAAGTACCTGGTAATTAATCATAATCTTGAGGACAGATGGGCACTTAATTGCCTTCATGGGGATACAGGGCATTAGAGGAAGGAGGCTGGTTTGCAGAAACCACAGCAACTGAAACATTAGGAGTACCGGATAAGTCTAAGTATCAGAGCAGTAGCAGGTGGTaaagtattttgatattttgaaaatCTGCGTCAAGCTTCTCTAACCCATGGCccatgggctgcatgtggcccaggacagctttgaacgCGGCCCAACATAAATTTGTAAActgtcttaaaacattatgagtttttttgtgattttttttcttttgctcattaGCTATCATTACTGTTAGTATGTATTATGTGttgcccaagacaattcttccagtgtggcctagggaagccaaaagattgaataCCCCCGGTCCGTTTGATTGTAGTGGTATGAACTAGCTGATTATTAGCCCTGAGCAGAGtaatttttctttaggaatgtaTCTTTCTTTGAAACATCCATGGGCATACATATTCTAAATGTATCATGCCagtaagaaataaaagattttctattttgcttGGCTTTACAGGAAAAGATGGGTAAATTGAAAATGACTTGAGTAGAACCTCTTGTAAGATCACTGGAAGATTATAAGATATAGAATATTATAGCTTTTTAGatataaaaacaatgaagcataTTTGCCCATCAGTTCTGAGTTTCAAACCAATCTCAGGTTCTCAGTGTCATATAGCGTATTCCAGTCAGCTCATTGGGATATATGGTGGCATGTACCACAGTGTGACTTCTGAGCTGCCATGGGATCAAAAGGTAATTGAACTatagtgattttttattttttctctcccaaCAGTGCAATATTATCTTCCTACTTTTTAAACGAACACTTGAACATTCATGGGAAAATAGGCTGCATATTAAGTATATTGGGGTCAACTGTGATGGTTATCCATGCCCCACAAGAAGAGGAAGTCACATCTTTGcatgaaatggaaatgaaattgaGAGACCCAGGTCTGTGATTCACCCTAAAGAACCACTCAAATTCTGCTCCACTTTCTCTCCTCACCAAATAGTATCTGTAATAATATTGTAATAAACTTTCTACATTGTGGGCTGCATTGTGGGTTGTGAGACACAGTGAGGTTTGATTATTATTTCTCCTGAAAAGATGGCAGAACTTATTTTTGTGTTCATGCTTCCCGTCTTACACAATGAAAGGGAGAGATGGGGATGGTAGAGGCAAGAGACATATTCAAAATCAAATCTTTGCCACTTTCttcctctgaaaataaaaaattactctgATAATATTTGCCCTAGCTCATAGTGGTATTGGTGACATTTAAATGATACGTTTGTGaaaattcttcataaaatatTGAGAGCTATGCAATataatgttgtttttaatttgatcTCACTTCTATTTCTAAAATACTTATGCTCTTAAACTCATGACTAACAAGATTTCAGAAAGGTATAATCCTGTGAGCATTTTCTAACGTCAAATTCTTTTCTCCTCCTAACAgggtttatttcttttgctgtgatcATAACTGTGATCTCCTTGGTGCTGATTTTGATTGTGGCTCCAAAGAAAGGACAGACCAATATATTGGTTTATATTTCAATCTGTTCCTTGATTGGAGCGTTTTCAGTTTCTTCTGTCAAAGGCCTGGGAATTGCCATTAAGGAGCTGATAGAATGGAAGCCAGTTTACAAACATCCTCTGGTCTTTGTTTTGCTGGCTGTACTTGTGCTTTCAGTAACTACACAGATTAACTATCTCAACAAGGCACTGGACACCTTTAATACCTCTCTTGTGACACCCATTTATTATGTATTCTTCACATCCATGGTAGTCGCTTGCTCTGCCGTCTTATTCCAAGAGTGGTATGGCATGACAGCTGGAGACATCATTGGGACCCTGAGTGGATTCTTCACTATTATCATTGGCATCTTCCTtctacatgcttttaaaaatactgacatTACTTGGAGTGAGCTTACATCCACTGctaagaaagaagccatctctctGAATGTCAATGAAAACAATTATGTTTTACTAGAGAACTTGGAGTGTTCAGCCCCGGGATACAATGATGACGTTACCTTGTTTAGTAGAACTGATGACTGAAGTCTCTAGAAACACTGAGTTTTAACCAATATGAGACACACGAAGAGGAAAATGAATGGCTGCTTCCTGGAAGAAATGCTAGGAAAGTTAGCATTTTTACAGCTCTAACTAATTTAGATGTGAGGCCAAGTAAAAATGCCCTTTTTTTGGCAGTCGAATTTGCAAATCAAATTGATTATCCTCCAGAAGACTTCTGCTGCTTTTCATTTCTACGAACTTTGAAATACTCTCTAAGGATCAAAGAAGTCAAAGTGCTATGTGTGTCTCAGAATAATCTCCTTCTTCTGGTCACAATATCTTTGTCTCTGCCAGGTGGCTCTTCATTTCTTTGGTGGCTATTTTTAGACTCACAGTCATTCACCAATATAAAGTTAGCAGTGTTCTGACAGACACAGTATCAGTCATATTCTCCGTTGAGTcataatttcaaattattaaaactgagaagagaggccaggtatggtggttcacacctgtaatcctagcactttgggaggccaaggcgggcagatcacttgagctcaggagtttgagaccaccctgggccacaaggcgagaccctgtctctacaaaaaatacaaaaattagtcaggcatggtggcacatgcctatagtcccaaccacttgaggctgaagtgggaggatcgcttgagtctgcaAGGTTGGGGCTGCCATGAGCCCAGGTTgcgctactgcgctccagcctgggtgacaaagtaagaccctgtctcaaaaaagaagaaaaagggcaaggggcttttgctttaaaaaacttttttttaaattgagaagtgAGATCACAGGTGCTTTGTTCTTCCTTCTGCACCTTCCTTCTTAAACTAGATAATTAAttagttattttaagaaaaaagaaattaaaaaaaaaaagcctgctttATTTGTTAGTGGGCTAGAATACACAAGACACAGCCACCCATAAAGAGTTTATGAATTGTGACTCACCAACATACCATAGGAATTTACTACCAGTTAAAGAGGGAGAACGTAGGAAGAGAAAAGTACTTCACATAAAGGAAAACGTTTTCTTCTCACAAAAACACAGACGCGTGATTGTTTTCACAGGTTCCATTAATTAACTCAGGTCTGGAAGACACAGGACAAAATGGAGTTTCTGAAGAAGTCTGGGTGAATTCAGCTTTGGAGTCacttatgttcttttttttttttttcctttcttttagtatTATCCTAAaggttatttttcttgttgatatAGAGATTTTTGTAAAAGATTGCTACATTATTCAGGATTGTATCCTACACTTCAATTGCTCGCAAATGTTTTAACCCTAAAGAGTGGGTTTTCCACAGACTGGAAGCAACTAGAAAAATCTTTGtgaaaaatctgaacaaattaTCACAAGGGCTCTCTTGAAATTTTGCACTTTCACCCTTATTAAGGAAATTATAATTAGTTACTAACCTTTAAAAATAGGTATATTCTAATAGGATAGAAAGTTAACTTCCTGGCAAACAAAATACTAAGATCTCAGGGGTTACTGCAGGAAAATACCTTTTTTGCACATTAAAACGTTTATAAAATTTTCCTCTCTCATTTCAAATGCATGGCAGGAATAACATTTTTGGTGGTCTTTAATGTAATGGACAGATTTTCTGTCACATtgattttatggaaaataaattggctatcttatttttatactaatcttatttttctcaaaacaaaaatcctaaccaaaaagttgtcgttaaaaaaaaaaaaaaaaaaaagcaggttgaCTGAATGTTTTTCTGCTCTAACCTTAAATGTTATtaggtttggtttttgtttctaagCTAGTTCAAGACTACCCAAGGTAATAATGGTAAACTTTATTATTCGGAATTCAATTAAACTGACTTCGGCATTTCCGCAGTTCTGTTAAACAATGACTGATGTTCACAATGACAACCTACCTGAGATGGCTGCAAGGCCCTAATGTTCCATTATCCATTATAGTCTTTTCAGCATAGTTTAGTGTTGAGTGCAATTCTAATGCATTCTACGTTTTTGAAAATCAATAATCCATGGAAGGTCCATGGGTTGATACCTCAGGTCATATAcgtgtttactctgttgattgctgTTTCACTTTACTTGTATATCAGATATATAAGCTATGAACACAAGTTTGTAGGAAAAGTATCTTCTGGctaggcagtggctcacacctgtaattccaacactgtgcggggctcaggtgggaggatttctaatcgccaggagtttgagaccagtctgggcaacaaagctagaccCCACCtctctaaaaaatgtaaaaaatatcaggaggctgaatcaggaggatcatttgagcttaggagttcaaggctgcagtaagttatgattgcaccgctgcattctagcctaggtgacagagtgagaccctgccccaGAATAGTATCTTCTGATAAAGTGGCATTTGAAAATTGcagaaattttaatattcttttaatattaaGAACGTTATTGATCTCTCTAGGACACCTTCTTGGTGAGGAAATCAATGGCATTTTTCTTGACATCCAACCTGGGACTCTGGTGATTCTCTCTTCTGGTGAATTTAAGTTTCAGACATTTCTTTGTGTCACCTTTTACAAACTGTTTGCCCTTGGTACGTTATGAGCAGGTCAAAGGTTCCCAAACACAAGGTTCATTGTGTACCCTGGACAGG is a window encoding:
- the NIPAL1 gene encoding magnesium transporter NIPA3, translated to MGAQVRLPPGEPCQEGYVLSLVCPNSFQAWCEITNVSQLLASPVLYTDLNSSINNLSISANVENKYSLYVGLALAVSSSIFIGSSFILKKKGLLQLATKGVTRAGQGGHSYLKEWLWWVGLLSMGAGEAANFAAYAFAPATLVTPLGALSVLISAILSSYFLNEHLNIHGKIGCILSILGSTVMVIHAPQEEEVTSLHEMEMKLRDPGFISFAVIITVISLVLILIVAPKKGQTNILVYISICSLIGAFSVSSVKGLGIAIKELIEWKPVYKHPLVFVLLAVLVLSVTTQINYLNKALDTFNTSLVTPIYYVFFTSMVVACSAVLFQEWYGMTAGDIIGTLSGFFTIIIGIFLLHAFKNTDITWSELTSTAKKEAISLNVNENNYVLLENLECSAPGYNDDVTLFSRTDD